GATGAAGGTGTTGGGAGATTTAATTCAACATCTATGTATTCaatttaagtaaaaaacaaaaagccaggcggtggtggcgcacgcctttaaccccagcacttgggaggcagaggcaggaggatctctgtgagttcgaggccagcgtggtctacaaagtgagtccaggacagtcaaggctacacagagaaaccctttcttgaaaaaccaaaaccactccccctcctctccccaaaaCAGACATTCCTGGCAGGAATGTAAACTattatagccactatggaaagcAGTATGGAggttcttaaaaaaatattaatactaTAGTAGATAGTTGCAATATTTATCTAAAGAAAGTGAGATCAGTATGTCAAAGCGATACCTGCAGACCTATGTCCATTGCAGTATTAATCATGACTGCCACCATAGAAAagctgtggaggcagaagagcAGGCTCATCGGTTAGTagttactgctcttgcagaggaccctaatttggatcccaggacccacccacatcaggtggttcacaattgcctgtaactccagctctggacaGCTCCAGATACTGCTGGCCTGAGGGCATGTGtcctcatgtgcacatacttacatacatgccTTGggcacacatgcctataatcccagcatttgggaggcagaggcaggtggatctctgtgagttcgaggacagcctggtctacaaagcgagtccaagcgCTGTTATTTCCAGCAATTTGAGGTAATTCTACGTTTTTAGGAacttgaaagaaaacaagccaatTCTGTTGTTCATTTCTTGCATTTGAGGTACTCTTCAATGACATCTTTAGCCTGAGATGCTTTACCGTAGTCCTTCAGCACCACACAGCTGCAACCTACCACTTTGCGGGGTTTCCCCTTTCGATCAGTTTTACAGAGGCCTACCCATTCCCCTAGTTTCTTGTTGTCATCAACCTTAATTAGGTTGACTTGGTGCTCGGCACAAAGGGTTTCCACCAACTTG
This genomic interval from Acomys russatus chromosome 31, mAcoRus1.1, whole genome shotgun sequence contains the following:
- the LOC127212562 gene encoding 40S ribosomal protein S12-like, with the translated sequence MDVNTALQEVLKTALVHNGLARGIHEAAKALGKRQARLCVLASNCDKPMYIKLVETLCAEHQVNLIKVDDNKKLGEWVGLCKTDRKGKPRKVVGCSCVVLKDYGKASQAKDVIEEYLKCKK